The genomic segment CCTCCAAATGCTACTTTATAACCTATATCAAGAGGAATACTTTTACCTTTTAAATATATAAATGTACTAATAATAGTAAGGGGAAGTATTATAGATATGGCTGTAGCATGGGCTTTATGATCTTTTACATCTAAAATATAGGTTAGGGCAGGAACTATTATGGTACCACCACCTGAACCGAATAATCCATTAGCTAAACCAGCAATAAAGCCTATTAATAATAAATTTAACAACTTTTTATCCATGCTGACTCCTTTATGTTATAATTATATTATGGGAAAATTATTTATTTAATTAAGAATAGTTTGTCAAAATATATTGTATTTATTCTTATAGTATTATTCATACTATGAATGAATGTATAAAGTAATATAAGTACATAAGATATATGTAGGATGGAGGATGGAAATTGAAGGATATAGATAAGGTATGTAGTCAATTAATAGATTGGCTAAAAGAAAAAGTATTAGAAGCTAATGGAAAAGGTCTAGTTTTTGGATTAAGTGGTGGTATTGACTCTAGCTTAGTTGCTGCTTTGGCGAAAAAAGCTTTCCCAGAAAATTCTTTAGGTATTATTATGCCTTGTTACAGTAATCCTGAAGATGAAAAGGATGCCTTATTAGTAGCCAAAACATTAAATTTAAAAACAAAAAAAGTAGATTTATCTGATACATATGATGTTTTTTTAAAGTCAACAGAGGTTTCTACTTATGATCAATTGGCAAAAGCAAATGTAAAGCCTAGATTAAGAATGACCACTCTTTACTATTTTGCTCAGCTAAATAATTATTTAGTAGCAGGTGGAACTAATAAAAGTGAATTTGAAGTAGGATACTTTACAAAACATGCAGATAGTGGTTCAGATATTTTACCAATTGCATCTTTTGTAAAAGAGGAAGTACAAGAAATGGCAAGTTTTTTAGGAGTACCAAAGAAAATTATATATAAGACACCAAGTGCTGGCTTATGGGAAGAACAAACTGATGAAGAAGAAATGGGATTTAGTTATAAAGTATTAGATAATTATATTAGAACTGGTAATGCTTCCAAAAATGTAAAGGAAAGAATTGATAAAATGAATAAGAATAGTGAGCACAAGAGAAAGTTTCCACCAGTTTATAATTATAAGAAATAAAGTATATAAAAAATTAAAGAATAAAATAGGATTGTTAAAAATATAGTGTAAAAATTATTAATTTATGTTAATATATTAATGTTATAATTGAAGGAGGTTTTTGTATGGCAGGTCATTCTAAATGGTCAAACATAAAAAGAAAAAAAGGTAAAGAGGATATAAAACGAGGTAAAATTTTTACAAAACTTAGTAGATATATTACTGTTGCCGCTAAAGAAGGTGGCTCAGATCCTGAATTTAATCCTGCATTAAAAACTGCTATTGAAAAGGCAAAGGCTGAAAATATGCCTAATGACAATATAGAAAGAGCAATTAAAAAAGCTTCAGGTTCTGGAGATGGAGATAGTTTTGAAGATATAATGTACGAAGGTTATGGACCTGGAGGAATTGCAATTTTAGTATCATGCTTAACGGACAATAGAAATAGAACAGCATCTGATGTAAGACATGCCTTTGACAAATTTGGT from the Tissierellales bacterium genome contains:
- a CDS encoding sulfite exporter TauE/SafE family protein, which produces MDKKLLNLLLIGFIAGLANGLFGSGGGTIIVPALTYILDVKDHKAHATAISIILPLTIISTFIYLKGKSIPLDIGYKVAFGG
- the nadE gene encoding NAD(+) synthase; its protein translation is MKDIDKVCSQLIDWLKEKVLEANGKGLVFGLSGGIDSSLVAALAKKAFPENSLGIIMPCYSNPEDEKDALLVAKTLNLKTKKVDLSDTYDVFLKSTEVSTYDQLAKANVKPRLRMTTLYYFAQLNNYLVAGGTNKSEFEVGYFTKHADSGSDILPIASFVKEEVQEMASFLGVPKKIIYKTPSAGLWEEQTDEEEMGFSYKVLDNYIRTGNASKNVKERIDKMNKNSEHKRKFPPVYNYKK